A region of Allocoleopsis franciscana PCC 7113 DNA encodes the following proteins:
- the mnmE gene encoding tRNA uridine-5-carboxymethylaminomethyl(34) synthesis GTPase MnmE, which produces MSQMFVQGETIAAIATAVVPQQGSVGIVRMSGKQAIAIARILFHASGRQPWETHRILYGYLRHPQTEQVVDEALLLIMQAPRSYTREDVVEFHCHGGIMPVQQVLQLCLEQGARLAQPGEFTLRAFLNGRLDLTQAESIADLVGSRSPAAAQAALAGLQGKLAAPIRQLRSTCLDILAEIEARIDFEDDLPPLDEAAVVAQIEQVLTEVTHILETADRGELLRAGLKVAIVGRPNVGKSSLLNAWSRSDRAIVTDLPGTTRDVVESQLVVGGIPVQVLDTAGIRETADQVEKIGVERSHRAAQAADLVLLTIDASTGWTEADQEIYEQVKHRPVILVINKIDLVEVEERKIMQSQIPVGMEAQPTFNPKSKIFTAASLNQGIEELETAILEAIHTGNLKAANLDIAINQRQAAALTHAKTSLQQVQETIAQQLPLDFWTIDLRGAIQALGEITGEDVTESVLDRIFSRFCIGK; this is translated from the coding sequence ATGTCCCAAATGTTCGTACAAGGCGAAACCATTGCCGCGATCGCAACTGCTGTTGTCCCGCAACAGGGGAGTGTGGGGATTGTGCGAATGTCGGGGAAACAGGCGATCGCCATTGCTCGTATCCTATTCCACGCATCAGGGCGTCAGCCTTGGGAAACGCACCGAATTCTCTACGGCTACCTGCGCCATCCCCAAACCGAACAGGTGGTGGATGAAGCCTTATTACTAATTATGCAAGCCCCCCGCTCTTACACTCGCGAAGATGTGGTGGAGTTTCATTGTCACGGCGGGATTATGCCCGTACAGCAGGTGTTGCAGTTGTGCTTGGAGCAAGGCGCAAGGTTGGCACAGCCTGGGGAGTTTACCCTACGGGCATTTTTAAATGGACGTTTGGATTTAACACAGGCAGAAAGTATTGCCGATTTGGTGGGTTCTCGTTCACCGGCGGCGGCGCAAGCAGCCCTCGCGGGTTTGCAGGGAAAGCTAGCGGCACCCATTCGCCAATTGCGATCCACTTGCTTGGATATTTTGGCAGAAATTGAAGCCCGTATTGATTTTGAAGACGATTTACCGCCCCTGGATGAAGCTGCCGTTGTGGCTCAAATCGAGCAAGTCTTGACAGAAGTCACCCATATCCTAGAAACCGCCGATCGGGGAGAACTTCTGCGTGCTGGGTTAAAAGTTGCCATTGTCGGGCGTCCGAATGTAGGAAAATCGAGTTTATTGAATGCCTGGAGTCGAAGCGATCGCGCCATTGTCACCGATTTACCCGGTACTACCCGCGATGTGGTGGAGTCGCAGTTGGTGGTTGGGGGAATCCCGGTGCAAGTCTTGGATACGGCGGGAATTCGGGAAACCGCCGATCAAGTCGAGAAAATAGGCGTAGAGCGATCGCACCGTGCAGCTCAAGCGGCTGATTTAGTCTTACTCACAATTGATGCCTCAACCGGCTGGACAGAAGCCGATCAAGAAATTTACGAACAAGTTAAACATCGTCCCGTCATTTTGGTCATTAATAAAATTGACTTAGTAGAAGTAGAAGAAAGGAAAATTATGCAATCCCAAATTCCAGTTGGGATGGAAGCACAGCCAACATTTAATCCAAAATCTAAAATATTTACGGCTGCTTCTCTTAACCAAGGAATTGAAGAATTGGAGACAGCAATTCTTGAAGCAATTCATACAGGCAACCTGAAAGCGGCAAACCTGGATATAGCGATTAACCAACGTCAAGCGGCGGCATTAACTCACGCGAAAACCTCACTGCAACAAGTACAAGAAACCATTGCCCAGCAATTACCCCTTGATTTTTGGACAATTGATTTGCGGGGAGCGATTCAAGCATTAGGAGAAATTACAGGTGAGGACGTTACTGAATCCGTACTTGATCGAATTTTTAGCCGCTTCTGTATTGGGAAATAG
- a CDS encoding aspartate aminotransferase family protein: MPFTANRQFKANPRLLAAAKDVHYFTPDDRPILDGTAGLWCVNAGHCRPKIVEAIQKQVAHLDYAPPFQMGHPGAFELAERLVKMMPGGHFDHVFYGNSGSEAVESALKIAIAYHRVRGEGARQRLIGRERGYHGVGFGGISVGGIAPNRKFFGSLMPGVDHLPHTHNLEHNAFTRGQPQWGTHLADELERIVTLHDASTIAAVIVEPVAGSTGVLIPPMGYLERLRTICDKYGILLIFDEVITGFGRLGASFATEYFGVVPDMVTVAKGITNGTVPMGAVFTRKGIYDTFMDAAAENAIELFHGYTYSGHPLACAAAMATLDVYEEEGLFANANHLASYWEECLHSLKGLPHVIDLRNLGLVAAIELESIPGKPGVRGMDCLQRCFDTGLLIRTTGDIIALSPPLMIQKEHIDQMFEMLAGVLKELP, encoded by the coding sequence ATGCCCTTCACGGCTAACCGCCAATTCAAAGCCAACCCACGCTTACTTGCTGCCGCCAAAGACGTACACTACTTTACTCCCGATGATCGTCCCATCCTCGATGGCACAGCCGGGTTATGGTGTGTGAATGCCGGTCATTGTCGCCCCAAAATAGTCGAAGCCATTCAAAAACAAGTCGCTCACCTCGATTATGCCCCTCCCTTCCAAATGGGACATCCCGGTGCCTTTGAACTGGCGGAACGCTTAGTCAAGATGATGCCAGGAGGCCATTTCGACCACGTATTTTACGGCAATTCCGGTTCAGAAGCGGTCGAGTCAGCCCTAAAAATTGCGATCGCCTATCATCGAGTTCGAGGAGAAGGGGCGCGTCAGCGTTTAATTGGGCGGGAACGAGGCTATCATGGCGTGGGCTTCGGAGGTATTTCCGTCGGTGGCATTGCCCCCAATCGCAAATTCTTCGGCAGCTTAATGCCGGGAGTCGATCATCTGCCCCATACCCATAACCTCGAACACAATGCCTTTACTCGCGGTCAACCGCAGTGGGGGACACACCTAGCCGATGAACTGGAACGCATTGTTACCCTCCACGACGCTTCAACCATTGCAGCCGTGATTGTCGAACCCGTTGCCGGTTCAACGGGAGTGTTGATTCCACCGATGGGCTATTTGGAACGTCTTCGTACTATTTGTGACAAGTACGGCATTCTCCTGATTTTTGATGAAGTGATTACAGGGTTCGGGCGGCTGGGTGCCAGTTTTGCAACCGAGTACTTTGGTGTTGTACCTGATATGGTGACCGTAGCTAAGGGTATTACCAATGGCACAGTGCCCATGGGTGCGGTATTTACCCGCAAAGGAATTTACGACACCTTTATGGACGCAGCGGCAGAAAATGCGATCGAATTGTTCCACGGTTACACCTATTCCGGGCATCCTCTCGCTTGTGCGGCGGCAATGGCAACCCTTGATGTGTATGAAGAAGAAGGATTGTTTGCCAATGCCAATCATCTGGCAAGTTACTGGGAAGAGTGCCTTCATTCCCTCAAAGGTTTACCTCATGTCATTGATTTGCGGAACTTGGGATTGGTGGCGGCAATTGAGTTAGAGTCAATCCCCGGAAAGCCTGGAGTACGCGGGATGGACTGTCTCCAGCGGTGTTTTGATACAGGGTTACTCATCCGCACCACCGGAGATATTATTGCCTTATCTCCGCCTTTGATGATCCAGAAAGAGCATATTGATCAGATGTTTGAGATGCTGGCAGGCGTGTTGAAAGAGTTGCCGTAA
- a CDS encoding alkaline phosphatase D family protein codes for MERKDQGYITRRRFLLRSVITGGSLIVADAFSKSGLAQVKAPGIITSDKMRPTIPYGVASGDITTGSAMIWSRCDRAAKMIVEYDTRESFRNPKRILGPAALETSDYTARINLANLPPSQQIYYRVTFQDLADTNIYSAPVIGTFRTPSARKRDIFFAWSGDTAGQGWGINPEWGGMKIYEAIRRLNPDFFIHSGDTIYADNPIPAEVKLDDGSIWKNLTTPEKSKVAETLAEFRGNFIYNLLDEHVRRFNAQVPQLVQWDDHETRNNWSPGQMLMDDDRYKVKSVSLLAARAKQAFLEYTPMRLDCNDSERIYRSFNYGPSLDIFMLDMRSYRGPNTPNRQTVASAETEFLGNAQVRWLKNKLQNSKATWKVIASDMPIGLVVRDGESKFENLSNGDGPPLGRELEFADLLRFIQQNNIRNVVWVTADVHYAAAHYYDPGKAQFTDFKPFWEFVAGPLHAGTFGPSAMDNTFGPQVKFQSIPPNLKQNRPPTEGFQFFGTVKIDGDTEVMTVKLHNLEGKTLYSVDLPPEV; via the coding sequence ATGGAACGCAAAGATCAGGGGTACATAACGCGTCGTCGCTTCCTACTTCGCTCAGTTATAACTGGCGGTAGTCTCATTGTGGCAGACGCTTTCTCAAAATCGGGACTGGCACAGGTCAAGGCACCAGGAATTATCACTTCGGATAAGATGCGTCCTACTATACCTTATGGTGTTGCGAGTGGCGACATTACGACTGGCAGTGCGATGATTTGGAGTCGATGCGATCGCGCCGCTAAGATGATAGTCGAGTATGACACCCGCGAGTCGTTCCGTAACCCGAAGCGTATTCTTGGGCCAGCCGCTTTGGAAACCAGCGACTATACAGCACGCATTAACCTTGCCAACCTGCCACCCAGTCAACAGATATACTACCGAGTCACGTTTCAAGATTTAGCCGATACGAATATCTATAGCGCCCCCGTTATTGGGACGTTCCGCACACCCTCTGCAAGAAAGCGTGATATCTTCTTTGCTTGGTCGGGAGACACGGCTGGACAAGGTTGGGGAATTAACCCGGAGTGGGGTGGGATGAAAATCTATGAAGCGATCAGGCGGTTAAATCCCGACTTCTTCATCCACTCCGGCGATACTATCTATGCGGATAACCCTATTCCCGCAGAAGTGAAGCTGGATGACGGCAGTATCTGGAAAAACCTCACCACCCCAGAGAAGTCAAAAGTGGCGGAAACACTGGCTGAGTTTCGCGGTAATTTCATCTATAACCTGCTGGATGAACATGTTCGCCGCTTTAACGCCCAAGTGCCTCAACTTGTGCAGTGGGACGACCACGAAACCCGCAATAACTGGTCTCCCGGTCAGATGTTAATGGACGATGACCGTTACAAGGTAAAAAGTGTATCGCTGCTTGCGGCGCGAGCCAAGCAAGCGTTCCTGGAATATACTCCCATGCGCTTAGATTGCAACGATTCCGAGCGCATTTACCGTTCGTTCAATTATGGCCCTTCCCTGGATATTTTTATGCTCGATATGCGTAGTTACCGGGGGCCTAATACACCCAACCGTCAGACAGTGGCGAGTGCAGAAACAGAGTTCTTGGGAAATGCTCAAGTTCGCTGGTTAAAAAATAAGTTGCAAAACTCAAAAGCAACTTGGAAGGTGATTGCCAGTGATATGCCCATCGGACTAGTGGTTCGAGATGGCGAGAGCAAGTTTGAGAACCTTTCTAATGGGGATGGTCCACCTTTGGGACGCGAACTCGAATTTGCCGATTTATTGCGCTTTATCCAACAAAACAATATTCGCAATGTCGTCTGGGTTACCGCTGATGTTCATTACGCCGCCGCGCACTATTACGACCCAGGAAAAGCACAGTTTACTGATTTTAAACCCTTTTGGGAGTTCGTCGCTGGCCCACTCCATGCGGGAACGTTTGGGCCAAGTGCGATGGATAATACCTTCGGCCCTCAAGTCAAGTTTCAAAGCATACCGCCAAACCTAAAGCAAAATCGCCCTCCCACTGAAGGGTTTCAGTTCTTCGGTACGGTGAAAATTGATGGTGATACTGAAGTGATGACGGTTAAGCTACACAATTTGGAAGGTAAAACTCTTTACAGTGTGGACTTGCCGCCAGAAGTTTAG
- a CDS encoding tetratricopeptide repeat protein translates to MNLQEFLLSINGCATLVSTSDGKFLGVVSSHQNDPNSICNPHGQYGSPHGLYSVRNEHGLYGGSHGFYSPYDPYCLHPPVIFYNDRVVLVVTRNTNLISFVYGTQLLSGIPIVDPDFLFAIYGCLGATTAKTQFQGGFQPVNLQPYPSTGISSYSQAQVQSENPEVWFLQGNELLNSQRYEEAISAYNQAVQIQPNFPEAWNNGGLALANLQRYEEAIAAYDQAIQIQPNYHLAWSNRGDALVNLQRYEEALASYERAIQLKPDIPNVWFLHGAMLFDLQRYQESIASFKRAIQIQPEFNEAWYFQGNAMLNLQHYEEAINSYNRAIKSKPDLLEAWYNRGVALMNLQRNEDAFVSFDRAIQLKSDFSDAWFNRGLVLFNLKRYEESVASFDRVIQLKPDIAEVWLFRGSALGELQRYAEALVCCDRAIQLKPELLEAWSVRGVVFAKLQQHEEAIAACDQVIQKKPDNPIGWYGKACCYALQGNVELLIKNLQWTFELDSRYREIAKTDSNFDAIREEERFQKLMDG, encoded by the coding sequence ATGAATCTTCAGGAATTTCTCTTATCTATCAATGGATGCGCTACTCTGGTATCTACTAGCGACGGTAAGTTCCTAGGAGTGGTTTCCAGCCATCAAAATGATCCTAACTCGATTTGCAATCCGCATGGTCAATATGGTAGTCCCCATGGATTGTACAGTGTGCGAAACGAACATGGTCTGTACGGTGGTTCACACGGATTTTATAGTCCCTACGATCCCTATTGCCTGCATCCCCCCGTCATTTTCTACAACGACAGAGTAGTTTTAGTCGTAACTAGAAATACAAACCTTATATCATTTGTCTACGGTACGCAGCTTCTATCTGGTATACCGATAGTCGATCCTGATTTCCTATTCGCTATTTACGGTTGCCTTGGCGCTACTACCGCTAAAACTCAATTTCAAGGTGGATTTCAACCTGTTAATCTTCAGCCCTACCCTAGTACTGGGATATCTTCTTATAGTCAAGCTCAAGTCCAGAGCGAAAATCCTGAAGTTTGGTTTCTTCAAGGTAATGAACTATTAAACTCACAACGGTATGAAGAAGCAATTTCTGCCTATAACCAAGCCGTTCAAATTCAGCCCAACTTTCCAGAGGCTTGGAACAATGGAGGTCTAGCACTAGCAAATTTGCAACGGTATGAAGAAGCTATTGCTGCTTACGATCAAGCTATTCAAATTCAACCTAACTACCATTTAGCTTGGAGTAACCGAGGTGATGCTTTAGTTAACTTACAAAGATATGAAGAGGCGCTGGCTTCTTATGAACGAGCGATTCAACTCAAACCTGACATCCCTAATGTTTGGTTTCTGCATGGCGCAATGTTATTTGATTTACAAAGGTATCAAGAATCAATAGCTTCCTTTAAGCGTGCTATTCAAATCCAACCAGAATTTAATGAAGCTTGGTACTTTCAAGGCAATGCGATGCTCAATTTGCAGCACTATGAAGAAGCCATTAATTCTTACAATCGGGCAATTAAAAGTAAACCTGACCTGCTTGAAGCCTGGTATAACCGAGGCGTCGCGCTGATGAATTTACAACGGAACGAAGACGCCTTCGTTTCTTTTGATCGAGCAATTCAACTCAAGTCTGACTTTTCTGATGCTTGGTTTAATCGGGGCTTAGTTTTATTTAATTTAAAACGCTACGAAGAATCAGTCGCCTCTTTTGACCGAGTGATTCAGCTTAAGCCCGATATTGCTGAAGTATGGTTATTTCGGGGTTCTGCATTAGGAGAATTACAACGGTATGCAGAAGCACTTGTTTGTTGTGATCGAGCCATTCAACTCAAGCCTGAGTTGCTTGAAGCTTGGTCTGTTCGAGGTGTTGTATTCGCTAAATTGCAGCAACATGAAGAAGCGATCGCTGCCTGCGATCAAGTGATTCAAAAAAAGCCCGATAACCCTATTGGTTGGTATGGCAAAGCTTGCTGTTACGCCTTACAAGGCAATGTTGAGCTATTAATTAAAAACCTGCAATGGACATTTGAACTTGATTCTAGATATCGAGAAATAGCGAAAACTGATTCAAACTTTGATGCCATTCGGGAAGAGGAGAGGTTTCAAAAATTAATGGATGGATAG
- a CDS encoding carbonic anhydrase, with protein sequence MKRIIQGLHEFQTNYFNTHRDLFELLSQGQHPRVLFITCSDSRIDPNLITQTEPGEMFIIRNAGNIIPPYGATNGGEGAAVEYAVHALAVQDIIVCGHSHCGAMKGLLKIDKLADEMPTVYQWLKHAEATRRIMKEHYQDYEGEQLLNAAIEENVLTQLENLRTYPVIQSRLKSGQIQLHAWVYEIETGQVLEYNPTTGKYMAPQAMFSRAAWITPEQQERIYKGSHKS encoded by the coding sequence ATGAAGCGGATCATTCAAGGGCTACATGAATTCCAGACCAATTACTTTAACACTCACCGTGACCTATTCGAGCTGCTCTCTCAAGGGCAGCATCCGAGAGTTCTATTCATCACCTGCTCCGACTCGCGGATTGACCCAAATCTGATTACCCAAACAGAACCGGGTGAAATGTTCATCATCCGCAATGCTGGCAACATCATTCCGCCTTATGGGGCGACGAATGGGGGCGAAGGCGCTGCCGTTGAGTATGCGGTTCATGCTTTAGCCGTTCAGGACATTATCGTCTGCGGTCATTCTCACTGTGGAGCCATGAAAGGGCTGTTGAAAATCGACAAGCTCGCGGATGAAATGCCTACGGTTTATCAATGGCTCAAGCACGCTGAAGCCACCCGCCGGATTATGAAAGAACACTATCAAGACTATGAGGGTGAACAACTGCTGAATGCCGCGATTGAAGAGAACGTTCTCACCCAATTAGAAAATTTGCGAACCTATCCAGTCATCCAATCTCGACTCAAAAGCGGACAAATCCAACTTCATGCCTGGGTTTATGAGATTGAAACGGGACAGGTTTTAGAATACAACCCGACCACGGGTAAGTACATGGCACCTCAAGCGATGTTTTCTAGGGCTGCATGGATTACGCCTGAACAGCAAGAGCGCATCTATAAAGGGTCTCATAAATCTTAA
- the urtA gene encoding urea ABC transporter substrate-binding protein has translation MNEINQPCVSPGASVRVGILHSLSGTMAISEASLKDAELMAIAEINAAGGVLGRTIEPVIEDGESDPLTFALKARTLIERDNVATIFGGWTSSCRKSVLPVLEEHNALLWYPVEYEGLECSPHIFYTGICPNQQVGPAVDWLLQHEGTRFYLIGSDYVFPRTANKIMKAQLIRKGGTVVGEEYVPLGTTEFGNVIRRIQQIKPHVVFNALNGDSNLAFYQQYKEAGISAEEIPIMATSIAEEELRRIGGSTAAGHYASWSYFQSIDTAKNRAFVENFQKRYGCDRVTCDPIEAAYTQVYLWKQSVEKAGSFQVDLVREAAYGQTFEAPGGMVSIEKNNHVRKHCRIGKILPNGQFQIVFTSAGAIKPHPWLGLEELSESVSPVVFDMLAEVSQSIQYSCLLEQKSREVEAAMAQLLATNQRLQKTQDELVQAEARYREVQAREELLKRRLSSQIRSSLELDEILKTAVQEVRSLLQIDRCQFLWYHKSTDSSRYELMHAAYDPQLPVELYWPSTIEQVKTINKPVHEREVLRIDEIASDEQLEINSRDRLQALGLRALLVAPVQTRSHQKGVIVCEHFRGNRPWNHHEVELIGAVVDQVAIAIDQSALYAQSRTAATLATAQAEQLKKALHDLHSYQAQLVQTEKMSTLGTLVAGVAHEINNPTSFIYGNLHYANEYIKDLLDLVRLYQKYYPKPAREIQAHAEAVELDFLIEDLPKVLSSMATGAERIRHLVLSLRNFSRRDQTQMQPVNIHDGIESTLLILNNRLKANSDRPAINLIKEYGELPLVECYPSQLNQVFMNLLGNAIDAVEEVQDEFKNSRSDFSPTIWICTKVSSLNQVTIRIADNGSGITEEAKSQLFDPFFTTKPMGKGTGLGLSISYQIVVEKHKGILICESAPGQGTAFLIEIPIHQSSDRENNKSASVAVLEPS, from the coding sequence ATGAATGAAATAAACCAGCCCTGTGTTAGTCCCGGTGCCAGTGTGCGCGTCGGAATTCTCCACTCGTTAAGTGGAACGATGGCGATTAGTGAGGCATCCTTAAAAGATGCAGAGTTGATGGCGATCGCAGAAATTAACGCGGCTGGTGGTGTCCTCGGCAGAACCATTGAACCCGTGATCGAAGATGGAGAATCTGACCCCCTAACCTTCGCACTCAAAGCCAGAACCCTGATCGAACGAGACAATGTTGCTACCATTTTTGGCGGCTGGACTTCATCTTGCCGCAAATCAGTCTTACCCGTTTTGGAAGAACACAACGCGCTACTGTGGTATCCCGTTGAGTATGAAGGACTAGAATGCTCACCACACATTTTCTACACCGGCATTTGTCCCAACCAACAAGTTGGCCCAGCCGTTGATTGGTTACTGCAACACGAAGGAACCCGCTTTTATCTAATTGGCTCTGACTACGTTTTTCCCCGAACCGCCAATAAAATCATGAAAGCTCAGCTCATTCGCAAAGGCGGTACAGTAGTCGGGGAAGAATATGTTCCCTTGGGAACCACAGAATTTGGCAATGTGATTCGGCGAATCCAGCAAATTAAGCCCCATGTCGTATTCAATGCCCTGAATGGTGATAGCAATCTGGCATTTTACCAACAATACAAAGAGGCTGGGATTAGTGCCGAAGAAATCCCGATCATGGCGACCAGTATCGCAGAAGAAGAACTACGACGGATTGGGGGAAGCACCGCCGCCGGTCACTATGCTAGTTGGAGCTACTTTCAAAGTATCGACACCGCCAAAAATCGCGCCTTTGTCGAGAATTTCCAGAAGCGGTATGGGTGTGATCGCGTCACCTGTGACCCCATTGAGGCTGCTTATACTCAAGTCTACTTGTGGAAACAATCAGTGGAAAAAGCTGGCTCCTTTCAGGTCGATTTAGTGCGTGAAGCCGCTTATGGGCAAACCTTTGAAGCACCGGGGGGTATGGTTAGCATTGAAAAGAATAATCATGTCCGCAAGCATTGCCGCATTGGCAAAATTTTACCCAATGGTCAATTTCAGATCGTTTTTACCAGCGCGGGTGCGATCAAACCCCATCCTTGGTTAGGACTTGAAGAATTAAGTGAGAGTGTCTCGCCGGTCGTCTTTGATATGCTGGCAGAAGTCTCACAGTCGATTCAATATAGTTGCCTGCTGGAACAAAAGTCCCGTGAAGTGGAAGCGGCGATGGCTCAATTGCTGGCAACCAACCAACGGCTGCAAAAAACGCAGGACGAACTCGTACAAGCAGAAGCGCGATATCGAGAAGTGCAAGCGCGAGAAGAATTGCTCAAACGTCGTCTCTCTAGCCAAATCCGCAGTTCCCTGGAGTTAGATGAAATCTTAAAAACAGCCGTTCAAGAAGTCCGCAGTTTACTTCAGATCGATCGCTGTCAGTTCTTGTGGTACCACAAATCGACAGACTCCTCTCGATATGAACTGATGCACGCGGCTTATGACCCTCAACTTCCGGTTGAATTATACTGGCCGAGTACCATTGAGCAGGTGAAGACGATCAACAAACCCGTGCATGAACGGGAAGTCCTGCGAATTGATGAGATTGCCAGTGATGAGCAGTTGGAAATCAATAGTCGCGATCGCCTACAAGCTTTAGGATTAAGAGCACTATTGGTTGCACCGGTGCAAACTCGTTCCCACCAAAAAGGAGTGATTGTTTGTGAACACTTTCGCGGGAACCGCCCTTGGAACCATCATGAAGTGGAATTAATTGGTGCGGTGGTGGATCAAGTGGCGATCGCCATCGATCAATCTGCACTTTATGCTCAAAGTCGCACAGCGGCAACTTTAGCGACGGCTCAAGCTGAACAACTCAAGAAAGCCCTGCATGACTTACATTCTTACCAAGCGCAATTAGTGCAAACAGAAAAAATGTCTACCTTAGGCACCCTGGTGGCGGGTGTGGCTCACGAAATTAACAACCCCACCAGTTTTATTTACGGCAACCTGCACTATGCTAACGAATATATTAAAGATTTATTGGACTTAGTCCGCCTCTATCAAAAGTATTACCCCAAGCCCGCACGGGAAATTCAGGCTCATGCTGAAGCGGTGGAATTGGATTTTTTAATCGAGGATTTACCCAAAGTTCTCTCCTCAATGGCAACTGGAGCAGAACGGATTCGCCATCTGGTCTTGAGTTTACGCAACTTCTCTCGCCGTGACCAAACCCAGATGCAACCCGTCAATATTCATGACGGGATTGAGAGTACTCTTTTAATCTTAAATAACCGCCTGAAAGCTAATAGCGATCGCCCCGCTATCAATTTAATTAAGGAGTATGGAGAACTCCCCTTGGTAGAGTGTTATCCCTCTCAGCTCAATCAAGTGTTTATGAATCTCCTAGGGAATGCCATTGATGCTGTGGAAGAAGTACAGGATGAGTTTAAAAATTCTCGATCCGATTTTTCTCCCACTATCTGGATTTGCACCAAAGTTTCATCCCTCAATCAAGTTACCATAAGAATTGCAGATAATGGTTCGGGAATCACAGAAGAGGCTAAGAGCCAACTTTTTGACCCTTTCTTTACCACCAAACCCATGGGAAAAGGCACAGGATTAGGGCTATCCATCAGTTATCAAATTGTGGTAGAAAAGCATAAAGGGATACTGATATGTGAATCAGCGCCCGGACAAGGAACCGCGTTTTTGATTGAAATTCCGATACATCAAAGTAGCGATCGCGAGAATAATAAATCTGCTTCCGTAGCCGTACTTGAGCCGTCTTAA
- a CDS encoding bestrophin family protein, which yields MTVERENWMQLALQWRGSVASKVFFRILLCGGLGFTVSLLDYFGISLSWQGFDTIITNVSYNLVLGLLLVFRTNSAYDRFWEGRKAWGTITASIRSLGHFIWVAIAESEPQDREDKASILRLLVAFAIATKLKLRRQPINSELESLITQEQILQLQSVQSTSLQLSIWIGNYLQKQYERKLLSVNQLTAMNGLVNDMLGGFTTCERILSTPIPLAYAIYLKRLLLIYCISLPFQLVDTLHWWTFPIVIILSFVLLGVEEIGTEIENPFGEDANDLPLEEICANISQDIEDLIRVNSQEKL from the coding sequence ATGACTGTTGAGCGAGAAAATTGGATGCAATTAGCTTTACAATGGCGAGGATCAGTCGCATCAAAAGTTTTTTTTCGTATCCTTTTGTGTGGAGGATTGGGATTTACCGTCTCCCTATTAGATTATTTTGGAATTTCTTTATCTTGGCAGGGATTTGATACGATTATTACTAATGTTTCCTATAACTTAGTTTTAGGCTTATTATTAGTTTTTCGTACCAATAGTGCGTATGATCGCTTTTGGGAAGGGCGTAAAGCGTGGGGAACGATAACCGCTTCTATCCGGAGTTTAGGGCATTTCATTTGGGTAGCAATTGCTGAATCGGAACCCCAAGATAGAGAAGACAAAGCCTCTATTTTACGCCTCTTAGTAGCTTTTGCGATCGCGACTAAGTTAAAACTGCGACGACAGCCAATCAACAGTGAGTTAGAATCGTTGATTACCCAAGAACAAATTCTCCAACTTCAATCCGTTCAATCAACTTCGCTGCAACTTTCTATTTGGATTGGAAATTACTTACAAAAGCAATATGAACGGAAATTACTCAGCGTTAATCAATTGACTGCCATGAATGGGTTAGTGAACGATATGCTGGGAGGGTTCACGACTTGTGAACGCATTTTATCAACCCCCATTCCCTTAGCCTATGCAATTTATTTGAAGCGATTGCTGCTAATTTATTGTATTTCCCTTCCCTTCCAATTAGTTGATACGCTGCATTGGTGGACTTTCCCAATTGTGATTATCTTGAGCTTTGTACTACTGGGTGTTGAAGAAATAGGGACGGAAATTGAAAACCCATTTGGAGAGGATGCCAATGATTTACCTTTAGAAGAGATTTGTGCAAATATATCGCAGGATATTGAGGATTTAATTCGAGTTAACAGTCAGGAGAAGTTATAA